The genomic region AAACAACAAGCAGTACATCTGTGACATTTTCATAGTtgcatgaaatacattttttttgcttgtttttttaaaaaatggaaatccATGTCATGAATGGAGAGGCTGTAGGTGAGTTGGCTTGGATTGACCTATATAGTTCCATGAAGACATGTGGATTCACAGTATTTTGAATTTCACAAAGACTCCTGGATTCTCTGCATTCTTGCAGTGAAACTGAACTGAGTGAAATCTGACCAGCATAagcatgcaacacattccaaaaacatCCATAATGTGCTAAGGCTTATGCATATTTGTCCTTCACATATTTATTTCCTACATAGTGGAGCTTATGGCATATTTGGTCATACTGTGTCAAAGTGTACACTTAGGAAGATGTTCAGTCATTTCTAAGCATGTTATTTGTCACTGAAGCACAGTCGAAGCAATGCTACAGTGCTCTTGTTTTTAAATGGGAGGGCTGAGAAAGCAAGGTTAGAAAGCAAGCTCAAGAGCATGTGGACTGGAAAGGTTTCTTCAGGCTCAGTTTCAAGTAAATGTCAACCCAGTCACTACCTTCCTTGTCATGCCATACAGTTTCGGTTTCAGTGCAGTTTTAAGGTCATCTTTAGACTGttgttcagctttttttttatccagCAACTACTTTAAGGTACTACATATTGCTGTTGAACAAATGGTATCTCCATAATGatatctttacaggagaaggaaaaaacctactttactgttaatattagtTTGTGGAACCAGACCTCCCCCCCccacaagtcattttgggacatttcttttagtccattgaCCATACATTTTAATAGgcaatacaatgtaaagggcgatAGACAATGAATcaaattacaaccccatttccaaaaagtttgggacactgttcaaaatgtaaattaaaacaaaatataatgatgtgcaaatcatttaatccctgtatttgtttgaaaatagtacaaagacaacatatcaaatgctaaGAACTgctattgttttttgaaaaacgtgcccattttgaatttaatggtggcaacatgttccaaaaaacaccttatggttaattggcaacaggtcaataacaCCACTGGATAGAAAatgagcatcccagagaggctgagtctttcagaagtaaagatgaggaggggttcagcacactgtaaaagactgtgtgggcaaatagtgcaacaatttaagaataatgtttctcaaatagcaaagaacttgggggTTTCATTGTCTACAatgcataatatcattaaaagatgcagagaatatggcgaaatctctgtatgcatgcgacaaggccaaaaaccagtattggctAACCaagatctttgggccctcaggcagcactgcattaaaaacagacatgatagATAGTACGTGAGACGGACAAATAAGTTAAAAGACAGGACAAGCATGATTCTGTAgaagaaatcactgcatgggctcagaaacacttctgaaaaccactgtctgtaggaggttttgttccaacagcagcgatatacaccTGCAGTACATAGCACTGGTAGTATTATTAAAATAGGTAATACAAAATAAGTGAAAGTTGTTTTCCTTTTCACTTTTGTCTTTATCATCTTTCAACTCTACTGAGAATCTGAAACTCTACGGAGTCTCGTAAATCATAAATATACAAACCtcaatttcaaaaaagttgggatagtatgtgaaatgtaaaaacagaaagcagtgatttgtacaTCCACttgacttgttttaaatgaaatcaaTACATGTAACAGTACAAAGATAATAATTAACATCATTGTTAATTAACACACATAACTGATGCATTTATTGTGGTCTTTTTAAAGAATTGGCATGGGGCAATTTAAGACGAGGAAtattgtaaaatgttcaaaaagacctcttaaacaggtgatgcagtcatgcatgggtataaaaggagcatccaggaaggGCCCAGTCCTTTGTGAGCAAGGATGGGTTGAGGCTCACTATTTTGTCAGTGTGTGTAACAACAATTCCTCAATGAACAGTTGTGAAGATTTTTGTTTAATATCATTAATTATTAaaggaatctggagaaatttgtgtgcataaagggcaaggccatgcattaaactgcactgcattaaaagtgGACATGCTTCTGTGACTCATATCACCACGAGGTCTCAGGATTATTTTGACAAGCCACTATCAATCAACACAAACAAATTTGTTGTTGCACCCACAAACGCAAGTCTGAACTATGCCCTGTACAGGTCATATGTCAACAACAGAATTTTTCATTTGGGCTCACCTTCATGGCATCCATTTCTCTTTTGCTGTACTCATTCAGAAGTATTTCTAGCACCTTCCTCCAGCTGTCCTCATAGTAACTCCCTCCTGTCAGAGTGCACAGGATCTGGTATGGCAGCAGCAGAAAGTACTCCATAACCCCTCTGAGCCAGGGAAAGAACCAAAACATGTCAAGGATTGCTGCCACACAATCCGATATGTAGTACAAAGTGGCTGTGGTGTTGAGAAAAATACTGTATCCCAGAGGAGCTGAGAACGCCAACACAGCCAAACTCAGGCAATACAGACGAGGccctaaagaagaaaaaacaaaaaaacattggcAGTCACTTCAACAATGACATAATGGCGTTGGTGGCCGTTACTTAAACACAATCACATGTGTCCATGATCATATAAGGACATATTTACCTGATATTTTAGACATGAGGAATAATGgcatcataaaatacacacacaaaaaagaagaCCTTACATATTAAAGGGACAGTCTGGCCAAAAGAAAAATAACCATCGCTACAGCTGTTGTAAACTTGCTTAGTTACATTATACAGTGGtctctggagtgatattttCTGGTTTGAAGACAGGGACCCTCTTTCTGATGATGTGTCATGAtggtgggaggaacttttggGGCAAGTTTTGGGTGGTGGGTAGTTTTGAAATGATTACTTTGgctttttttcctctgactgagaaaaagaaattagTCTCTAGTATCCTTTTTGTGCAGACTATAAATAGAATAACTGCTTTTTTGTTGGAAGAGTTAGACTAATGCTAGCTTGTTATGTTTATTAGTCTTAAATTGTTGATACCACAGAGATTTCCAATGATTGTAGGATGTGGTAATGcctgctgggtattgtagtgtaagaacactgataaacaaaaactttaaaatgaatcaaaCCAATAAGGCTGAGGTATGTTGTTATATGCTATAAGATACTTTATAACGTGACAAATAACTTGTTTTGCCCccctttttttacttttgttacATTATAAACAATACTAATATACACAGTGTAGATTTGAATGTTATAAACTAGTTGCCAAatggcatttttgtttttattttgtttttttgaaacaCCAAGAAGTTATTCAATTATAATTAACACACAATACAATTACAATTAACATAATTAACTATTTACACCAGTTTTGTCATATTTGTGACTGATGTCTTTGCACTTTATGTGTAATGTCTATCTGCCTATCTTACCTATGACCAAATTAGTTTATATTATCAGAAACATtaattataaatgttttaagtAAAATGTATGTGTGCAACTGACCAAGTGGCTCTGGTGGGCTTCCTGCTTTTCGAGGGGGTTTGAACCTtctgtgctgtgctgctgtGACACTGGCCGCTATGCTGATGGGCAGAGGGGACAGTTTGCTGCCGTAGAATATGGACGAGGTGATGATACATGCAGTGAGGGTCTTCTGGAGGTCAGAAGTCTGCTGACCGATGCAGGACACCAGATGGACGCCTGCCCCCACACTCAGTGGGAGCACAATCAGGTAGAAGAAGCTCAGAGTGTTGAGACTGATCAGAGCCACTGAGCCAAAGTAGATACCCACACAAATCTGGCCAGCAAACCGAACCAAGCCCACTGATGGGAGGGTGGTGGAGGGGCGTCTAGCTTTTTCTGCCTCCTGGTTGGCTTCACTTACGTAGGACGGGATGCGGAAGAACTCCCGGAGCCAGCCGACCCCAAAGCCGCCCAGAGTGAGCATCCATAGGAGAGCATGGCTGTCCCTCCGTAGGTACAGATGGTGCAGACCCAAAGGGCCTCCTACTGCCCACAGGGCATATGCTACTATTAGTTTAGCCATAGGAGCATCCTTTGATCAGACTCTAGTTGAGCAAAATACTCCTCAGCATGTGAGAGGAGttattttgtgaaaaatctgCACTCAAACAAATAACATGGTGTAAGACAAATCGAGATGTCATGAACCTAGATTTTGCTACATTTGctacactcttcaaaataaaagttcctaAATGGTTGTTAGTTAGGTCATAAAGTTCTAGCAACACCCTTACAGAAAATATATCTCACAAATGAAATGCAGTAGtcatacattttttacatttgataAAACTTATAACATGtgataacacatttttaacatgtgAGATGGTTTTTAAACAACCTCCAATTGAAAAATGCCTTTGTGGTATCACTTTAGGAACCCTTTTTGATAGGGATGGGTTACTGACTGGGTCAGTGGACCTGGCCACTGATTGCCAGCAGCTTCAGGGGGCTTCAGACTACAAGGCCAGAGAAAGCTCAAATCCTTGGTACAGTCCACTGCAGATGTAAACATTACATGGACAAATAGCCCTTGAATATGTACAAATgactatataaatgaaaaacatatagAAATGTTATCTCTTCTCAGACACCTCAGTTTTAGATCATTATTGACTCTTAAGGTTTTGTTGTTGCCATTCAAATGGGATGTTTAAGTGGTGTTAGCTTGTACCCTTCTATACGTGTAGGACTACTTCTGTTTTTGCATTGTCACTCAGTTTGGATTAAAAGTAAAAGAGGTTTCAGGTTTGCCTTCACATACAGTGTAGTCACAGTAATAGtatattgcacattaattaggCAAAATAAttatgtttctttaaaaatgctttGTCTGAAGTGCACTTAAACAAgtatttaaaacattgtttaattTTACTTTTCAGGTAATTCATTGGTTGGtggttggtttgtttatttgttactGCTAGAATCGGGGAAGGTGTCTCGTACCCAGAGGCCTTTTCGGGactttcattttaaagagtgtagattTGCTAGATTTATGAAAgcttttaatgacttttttgtGTCATATCATATGCTATACTTCAACCAGTCTTATTTTGCCCACTTTTCctaaagaaagtaaaaaaaaacaattattgcACTCATTTATTGCAAATCAGGCCAAATGATTCTgcattaattatattattatgtaaCTGCTAGACtctgtacagaaaaaaactgtattcaaacatatttttaacatattataAAACGTATTTCAAAATCAGAATTGTCTTGGTAAAAAAGTGTACCAAGAACTTCACCTGAAGCTTATGTCAACAAGTATTCCAAtacaaatggagaaaataaataaaattgttagATTAATGAAAGattttactacatttttttGTGACGTGATAAATGATTGGTGTATGTCGTACACTGTACTTCAACAAATCACATTTCACCCACTTTGCCTGAGGTAGAAACAGTTTCACTCACTAAATGCAAATTAgaccaaacaaaacagaaggtAATACTATGCAGCACTACAGCACTGGGTGCATATAAAAGGCCTAATTAATCTTGACATTAATGACACTacaataaaagatattggaaagTGAGATTATGTCCAAAGAAGTCCAAACAATAAATGCTTACCTATAACCAGAGCAGTGATTGACAGCTTGTCCAAACAGTGAATGGCACTTTAAAATGGCCTCGTTCAGCTCAAGGGGCAGGAAAATAAAAGCATAACGTAGCATGCATCACTCTATAAAACCGGTGCGAGTCATATTcctaaaaaacatgaaatacagtGAAAAGTTTGTATATTCTTCACTATCAACTCCTGTTAACTCTCGTGGAGCGAAAAGCTTCCGTACTGGTGAATTGGACTTCGGACTTTGGAAGATGACAGTGATATTGCTGAAGTCATTTATAATGTTAACTAACTTTCCTGATCAAACACTCATGGTTGGCTAggccaacacacctgatctttAGAACAGGCTTCATAACATGTCTGCATTAGTAATAGCACTGCTTTCTCTGCCTAATTAGATGcatttcaataataataaacaattatttcaaTTATACATGTAAATTGCTATACTGTGTACAATAAAGTCTATATTTAAGGACACATTTCATAATGTATGGGATTATTTAAGACTCTACAACAAAGAAAAtccctttttctttccatcCTGATATCTAAAAAGGTAGAGAGCCCTCCCAGACAGTGTGTACAGTCAGGGTTATGTTGtctgtttaatgtaaaaatacgTCTTATGACAacaagcaattttttttttcttcatttcacaGTGTCAAATGCTAAAGTTTGAACTTATCGTTTGGTGTTTCGTTGatttttttctaagtgaaacttatttacattctttatagacagctcatttacatatgcattttctttatatttcagtgcacaatttctgtttatttgctgagtttaacatattagacaATTTTATTCTGTAAAACTGATCCAAAATATAtaatgctttcatttcatttatgtgCAGATAACAGCATGTGCTAGGAAAAGCAGATCAGGTCCATATATATTTGAAAAGCAATTTATGACATTAAAGAGAACATTTCAAATCTGCAATGAAATCCTGAACACCATCATTTCATGAAGCAGCAAAGAAACTCGTCAGTATATTTCTAACGTTGCCCATGGGCACAAGTGGTACCAGCAGGAGTCACCGTAGAGATGGTTGAGATTCAGGTTTGAGCCTCAGCTGTGTGACGCTGTGTGCATCGTATGTCTTAAAAAGATTTTCACAGTCTGTTGTGTTTCTACTGGAAATGAAACATGGCAGCTTGTTTAGTGCCTTCTTTATGTTCACTGAGGCTGAAGTTCAGTAGAACAGAATGCCTTTTGGGGCAGTTTGAAAGGATTTCAGATGGATGGCATCAGAGGAACTATGCACATGTTCTATATATTGGATTCTACGtgaatttaaatattatatactACTattagtaacaataataatcacTAGATTTGGGTTTCTTTAAAGTAATACAGTGCTTTCAAGGCAAAGTTAttactataaatgaaataaataataacattacGGAGCACTGAGACACAGAAATCAGATGTATTAAAatagaaaggaaggaagaaaaaagacaaagaaacagattgaagagaaagaaagacatgaaggaagaaagaaaaaggaaggaaggaatcTGGcgctaattatttatttatttgtttgtttgttttaacattTCTTACACCCCTTCATACTGTACTACCTTCATTTGCGCCTTCACCATCAGCGGCGTGGTCGCATCTTTTTTTAATAGGACACGCCCAGCACTTTCCCACATTTTGTAACCCCGCCCATCACCCGCCCCCAACCAATCCAACCCCTATCCCCCCATACGCGGTATATGGGAGCCTTTATCAATGTGTTTGCAGTTTGTCAGTAGCCGCAGGGCGTCTGCACGCTCAGCTTTTTCAGCCTTTAGCTTTTAGCGTCCGTTAATGGACTTTAAAGTGTAGAATATATGCAGGTACAAACGTTGAGCCGTTACGTG from Pygocentrus nattereri isolate fPygNat1 chromosome 9, fPygNat1.pri, whole genome shotgun sequence harbors:
- the dnajc22 gene encoding dnaJ homolog subfamily C member 22 encodes the protein MAKLIVAYALWAVGGPLGLHHLYLRRDSHALLWMLTLGGFGVGWLREFFRIPSYVSEANQEAEKARRPSTTLPSVGLVRFAGQICVGIYFGSVALISLNTLSFFYLIVLPLSVGAGVHLVSCIGQQTSDLQKTLTACIITSSIFYGSKLSPLPISIAASVTAAQHRRFKPPRKAGSPPEPLGPRLYCLSLAVLAFSAPLGYSIFLNTTATLYYISDCVAAILDMFWFFPWLRGVMEYFLLLPYQILCTLTGGSYYEDSWRKVLEILLNEYSKREMDAMKLLAVSEGATLEEITHSYRELVKLWHPDHNPKQQEEAQQMFIRIQEAYETLINRHKPQKRK